From the genome of Streptomyces sp. V1I1, one region includes:
- a CDS encoding DMT family transporter translates to MSNVSYAPSVGVPVGRSLLYLIFAGVAWGTAGAAASLVFRVSDLGPLALSFWRCAGGLVLLLGALALRARRTAVAGGVVAAPVEPRRRRLLRILATGIGLALFQSAYFAAVQATGLAVGTVVTLGAGPVLIAVGARLTMGERLGRGGVVAVTGALAGLFVLVLGGEGGTVRPAGVALALLSAAGYAAITLLTRWLGRDEGGGDSLATTAWAFAIGAVGLLPVALGEGLLPHTAELGRVVWLLTYVAAVPTALAYALYFAGAAVVRAATVSVIMLLEPVSAAVIAVTALDERLTAPTVVGTALLLAAVAGLAVAETRVGRG, encoded by the coding sequence GTGTCGAATGTTTCCTACGCTCCTTCTGTCGGCGTGCCCGTCGGGCGGAGCCTCCTCTATCTGATCTTTGCCGGAGTCGCATGGGGGACCGCGGGCGCGGCTGCCTCGCTGGTCTTCCGGGTGAGCGATCTCGGTCCTCTCGCGCTGTCGTTCTGGCGCTGCGCGGGGGGTCTGGTGCTGCTGCTGGGCGCGCTTGCGCTGCGGGCGCGGCGTACCGCTGTGGCCGGGGGTGTTGTCGCGGCGCCCGTCGAGCCGCGGCGGCGCCGGCTGCTGCGCATTCTCGCTACGGGAATCGGGCTCGCTCTCTTCCAGAGCGCCTACTTCGCGGCCGTCCAGGCGACGGGTCTCGCGGTGGGCACGGTCGTCACGCTGGGCGCGGGGCCTGTCCTCATCGCCGTGGGCGCGCGGCTGACGATGGGGGAGCGGCTCGGGCGGGGCGGCGTCGTCGCCGTCACCGGGGCGCTTGCCGGTCTGTTCGTCCTGGTCCTGGGCGGCGAGGGCGGGACGGTACGGCCTGCGGGGGTCGCGCTCGCGCTGCTCTCGGCGGCCGGGTACGCGGCGATCACGCTGCTGACGCGGTGGCTGGGGCGTGACGAGGGCGGCGGTGACTCGCTGGCCACGACGGCGTGGGCGTTCGCGATCGGGGCGGTGGGGCTGCTGCCCGTGGCGCTGGGCGAGGGGTTGCTGCCGCACACCGCGGAACTGGGGCGGGTGGTCTGGCTGTTGACGTACGTCGCGGCGGTGCCGACGGCGCTTGCGTACGCGCTCTACTTCGCGGGGGCGGCGGTGGTGCGGGCCGCGACGGTCTCGGTGATCATGCTGCTGGAGCCGGTGAGCGCGGCGGTGATCGCGGTGACGGCGCTGGATGAGCGGCTCACGGCGCCGACGGTGGTGGGGACGGCGCTGCTGCTGGCGGCAGTGGCGGGGCTGGCGGTGGCGGAGACGCGGGTGGGGAGGGGGTAG
- a CDS encoding DMT family transporter — MRASQGRSAGLGLALGSAFAFGGSGVAAKPLIEAGLDPLHVVWLRVAGSALIMLPVAWRHRDLVLRRPALLVGFGLLAVAGVQACYFAAISRIPVGVALLIEYLAPALVLGWVRFVQRRPVTRAAAVGVVLAVAGLACVVEVWAGAGFDAIGLLLALAAACCQVGYFVLSDQGGDGDDAADPLGVIAYGLLIGAAVLTLVARPWGMDFSLLGGSADMGGTQVPAALLLGWIVLIATVLAYVTGVISVRKLSPQVAGVVACLEAVIATVLAWVLLREHLSAPQIFGGAVVLVGAFIAQSQAPKAASGPVAGGVPAQSGAAVAAEGELSAPHVAP; from the coding sequence ATGCGCGCGTCTCAGGGAAGGAGCGCCGGCCTGGGACTCGCCCTGGGCTCGGCGTTCGCATTCGGTGGATCAGGTGTCGCGGCCAAGCCGCTGATCGAAGCGGGTCTCGACCCGCTGCATGTGGTGTGGCTACGAGTGGCCGGCTCCGCCCTCATCATGCTGCCGGTGGCCTGGCGCCACCGTGACCTGGTGCTGCGCAGGCCCGCACTGCTCGTCGGCTTCGGGCTGCTCGCCGTCGCGGGCGTACAGGCCTGCTACTTCGCGGCGATCTCCCGGATCCCGGTCGGCGTCGCGCTGCTCATCGAATACCTCGCCCCCGCGCTGGTTCTCGGCTGGGTCCGCTTCGTGCAGCGCCGGCCCGTCACCCGGGCCGCGGCGGTCGGCGTGGTCCTCGCGGTCGCCGGACTCGCGTGCGTCGTCGAAGTGTGGGCGGGGGCCGGCTTCGACGCGATCGGGCTGCTGCTCGCGCTGGCCGCGGCGTGCTGCCAGGTCGGCTACTTCGTCCTGTCCGACCAGGGCGGCGACGGGGACGACGCGGCGGATCCGCTGGGTGTGATCGCGTATGGACTGCTCATCGGCGCGGCGGTGCTGACGCTGGTGGCGCGGCCGTGGGGGATGGACTTCTCGCTGCTCGGCGGGAGCGCGGACATGGGTGGTACGCAGGTGCCTGCGGCGCTGCTGCTGGGCTGGATCGTGCTGATCGCCACGGTGCTGGCGTATGTCACCGGGGTCATCTCTGTGCGCAAGCTCTCGCCGCAGGTGGCGGGCGTGGTGGCGTGCCTGGAGGCGGTCATCGCGACAGTGCTGGCCTGGGTGCTGCTGCGGGAGCATCTGTCGGCTCCGCAGATCTTCGGCGGAGCGGTGGTGCTGGTAGGGGCGTTCATCGCGCAGTCACAGGCGCCGAAGGCGGCGTCGGGGCCGGTGGCCGGGGGTGTGCCCGCACAGAGCGGCGCTGCCGTCGCTGCCGAGGGTGAGTTGTCGGCGCCGCACGTCGCACCGTAG
- a CDS encoding DUF5999 family protein encodes MCQHQPACPTSDSADREAARLMAHHPEQGWSLLCNGVLLFEDTGELLPDGQIIAPHRPRASGQVMTAA; translated from the coding sequence ATGTGCCAGCACCAGCCAGCCTGCCCGACATCCGACTCAGCCGACCGGGAAGCCGCCCGTCTCATGGCGCACCACCCGGAGCAGGGCTGGAGCCTGCTGTGCAACGGCGTACTGCTCTTCGAGGACACCGGTGAACTGCTGCCGGACGGCCAGATCATCGCGCCGCACCGGCCGCGGGCGAGCGGGCAGGTGATGACGGCCGCCTAG
- a CDS encoding SRPBCC family protein yields the protein MAEVSAEARIEAPAEKVWAQLTDFTSYGQWNATHTSFPNGAPGTLELGATYEENMKLMGFPAEVAWTVDEFKAGRVLGVKGKGPMGVSVGNRYTLTPDGDGTKVRIDGEFTGAAVSLMAGKLKDSATAALNESLRKLGGLVA from the coding sequence ATGGCCGAAGTCAGTGCCGAGGCCCGTATCGAGGCGCCGGCCGAGAAGGTCTGGGCCCAGCTGACGGACTTCACCAGCTACGGCCAGTGGAACGCCACCCACACCAGTTTCCCCAATGGCGCCCCCGGGACGCTGGAGCTGGGAGCCACCTACGAGGAGAACATGAAGCTCATGGGCTTCCCGGCCGAAGTGGCCTGGACCGTGGACGAGTTCAAGGCGGGCCGGGTGCTGGGCGTCAAGGGCAAGGGCCCGATGGGCGTCAGCGTGGGCAACCGCTACACCCTCACTCCGGACGGGGACGGCACGAAGGTGCGCATCGACGGGGAGTTCACCGGCGCCGCCGTGTCGCTGATGGCCGGAAAGCTCAAGGACTCGGCGACGGCCGCGCTCAACGAGTCACTGCGCAAGCTGGGCGGCCTCGTCGCCTGA
- a CDS encoding Clp protease N-terminal domain-containing protein: protein MQSPVPRVPQQAPATRTEIDARLTVELASVVAGARRRALRDGDRQIDTAHLLHSLIESDPEARAALGAGPQVARVLGYLVQRSIGYGLRWQGSVEDSGTVPVVHETDAEMSGWSPSAAAAMQGALERAHMRGDERAGGTDLLACLAADPECRAVEVLERAGVDMELLVGRLAAE from the coding sequence GTGCAAAGCCCTGTCCCGCGGGTGCCTCAGCAGGCCCCCGCCACCCGTACGGAGATCGACGCCAGGCTCACCGTGGAGCTTGCCTCGGTGGTCGCGGGTGCGCGCAGGAGGGCGCTGCGCGACGGCGACCGGCAGATCGACACGGCCCATCTGCTGCACTCCCTGATCGAGTCGGACCCCGAGGCCCGTGCCGCTCTCGGCGCCGGACCGCAGGTCGCGCGGGTGCTCGGATATCTCGTGCAGCGCAGCATCGGATACGGGCTGCGCTGGCAGGGCTCGGTGGAGGACTCGGGCACCGTTCCCGTCGTACACGAAACGGACGCGGAGATGTCGGGATGGTCGCCTTCGGCGGCCGCCGCGATGCAGGGCGCGCTGGAGCGGGCGCACATGCGCGGCGACGAGCGGGCCGGGGGCACCGATCTGCTCGCCTGCCTCGCCGCGGACCCGGAGTGCCGGGCCGTGGAGGTGCTGGAGCGGGCCGGGGTGGACATGGAGCTGCTGGTCGGGCGGCTGGCGGCCGAATAG
- a CDS encoding CPBP family intramembrane glutamic endopeptidase, with protein MSRRILRSETLLVLAVSLGASGVSALISFVGSLTKPGGLKEQAATLNASYAPGRPWLDLAWQLFDIATGLVPVLLVAHLLLREGVGLRSIGFDRSRPWADLGRGALVAAGIGGAGLAFYLVARASGFNLTVVPEALPEVWWKFPVLILSAIQNSVLEEVIVVGYLLRRLGQLGWTPMAALVASSVLRGSYHLYQGIGGFVGNMVMGAVFVLLYRRWGRVGPLVAAHALLDITAFVGYALLAGKVGWLPTP; from the coding sequence ATGTCGCGAAGGATCTTGCGATCCGAGACTCTGCTCGTACTCGCGGTCTCGCTGGGCGCGAGCGGAGTATCGGCGCTGATCAGCTTTGTCGGATCGCTGACAAAGCCGGGTGGCCTCAAGGAGCAGGCGGCGACGCTGAACGCGTCGTACGCCCCTGGGCGGCCGTGGCTCGATCTCGCCTGGCAGCTCTTCGATATCGCGACGGGCCTGGTGCCTGTCCTGCTCGTCGCGCATCTGCTGCTGCGGGAGGGTGTAGGGCTGCGGTCGATCGGTTTCGACCGGAGCAGACCATGGGCCGACCTCGGGCGCGGCGCGCTCGTCGCGGCGGGCATCGGCGGTGCCGGGCTCGCGTTCTATCTGGTGGCACGGGCCTCCGGGTTCAACCTCACCGTGGTGCCCGAGGCGCTGCCCGAGGTGTGGTGGAAGTTCCCCGTACTGATCCTTTCAGCGATCCAGAACTCCGTACTGGAGGAAGTGATCGTCGTCGGGTATCTGCTGCGCAGACTGGGGCAGTTGGGCTGGACGCCGATGGCGGCGCTGGTGGCGAGCTCGGTGCTGCGCGGTTCGTACCACCTCTACCAGGGCATCGGCGGCTTCGTCGGCAACATGGTGATGGGCGCGGTCTTCGTGCTGCTCTACCGGCGGTGGGGGCGGGTCGGGCCGCTGGTGGCCGCGCACGCGCTGCTCGACATCACGGCCTTCGTCGGGTACGCGCTGCTGGCCGGGAAGGTGGGATGGCTGCCCACGCCGTGA
- a CDS encoding DMT family transporter gives MSTAVPSRTPSAPTPAPADSVRRRGLDWRIRFAVLSTVWGFSFLLIKVGTGEYAPFQVTFGRLFFGTAVLAVAMAVRRERLPRGIRTWMHLTVAAFVLNALPFSLFAYSELTIPSTLAGICNATSPLWGMVLSLVALSEDRPTRRRVAGLGIGFLGVLTVLGAWQGFSGLDFRGTAMALLASLSYPIGWIYVRRTLAGSSHSNLSLTGAQLLLATVQLAVVTPLFTTLPTSFPLVPLLAVVALGVLGTGFALLLQYGLVAEVGPTTAQMVTYFIPVIATAAGVAVLDEQLGWNTPVGALIVLAGAALTQSRPKAPAAATGTSAQPQSRAEAEAESEGRAESEARAESGTGAGAAAQP, from the coding sequence ATGAGCACCGCCGTCCCCTCCCGGACTCCATCGGCCCCCACCCCCGCACCCGCCGACTCCGTACGCCGCCGCGGCCTCGACTGGCGCATCCGCTTCGCGGTGCTCTCCACGGTGTGGGGCTTCAGCTTCCTCCTCATCAAGGTCGGCACCGGCGAGTACGCGCCTTTTCAAGTCACCTTCGGCAGGCTGTTCTTCGGTACGGCGGTGCTGGCCGTCGCGATGGCGGTGCGGCGGGAGCGGCTGCCGCGCGGGATCCGCACCTGGATGCACCTCACCGTCGCCGCGTTTGTGCTCAACGCGCTGCCGTTCTCGCTCTTCGCCTACTCCGAGCTGACGATCCCATCGACGCTCGCCGGCATCTGCAACGCCACCTCGCCGCTGTGGGGCATGGTCCTTTCGCTGGTCGCACTCTCCGAAGACCGGCCGACCCGGCGCAGGGTCGCCGGGCTCGGCATCGGCTTCCTGGGCGTGCTGACCGTGCTCGGCGCGTGGCAGGGATTCTCCGGGCTCGACTTCCGCGGCACGGCGATGGCGCTGCTCGCCTCACTGAGCTATCCGATCGGCTGGATCTACGTGCGCCGCACACTGGCCGGCAGCAGCCACTCCAATCTCTCGCTGACCGGCGCGCAACTGCTGCTCGCGACGGTCCAACTCGCTGTGGTCACACCGCTGTTCACGACGCTGCCGACGTCCTTCCCGCTGGTGCCGCTCCTCGCGGTGGTCGCGCTCGGTGTGTTGGGGACGGGCTTCGCCCTGCTCCTCCAGTACGGCCTGGTCGCCGAGGTCGGCCCGACGACGGCGCAGATGGTCACGTACTTCATCCCGGTCATCGCGACGGCCGCGGGCGTCGCGGTGCTGGACGAGCAGCTGGGCTGGAACACTCCGGTGGGCGCGCTGATCGTCCTGGCGGGCGCGGCACTGACCCAGAGCCGGCCGAAGGCACCGGCCGCTGCCACCGGTACCTCGGCTCAGCCACAGTCTCGCGCCGAGGCCGAGGCCGAGTCAGAGGGGCGGGCCGAGTCAGAGGCGCGGGCCGAGTCGGGGACGGGGGCGGGGGCCGCGGCTCAGCCGTAG
- a CDS encoding pyridoxamine 5'-phosphate oxidase family protein, producing MPDAYEPTERTVPTRSRDRAAYDRELVHSILDEAYVCHLGFIRDGAPVVLPTLFARVDDHLYIHGSTGSRPLRMAGESDPGLDVCLTVTHVDGLVLARSAFHHSINYRSVVVHGAAHPVTDPTEKRTALDALVDNVVPGRSIDSRPANPKELAATAVLRLTLTEVSAKLRTGGPNDDPEDAELPYWTGVVPLTTQQGTPIPAADLDESIGVPSYLGRTGSL from the coding sequence ATGCCGGACGCTTACGAGCCGACCGAACGCACCGTCCCCACCCGCTCCCGGGACCGGGCCGCGTACGACCGAGAGCTGGTCCACTCCATACTCGACGAGGCATACGTCTGCCATCTCGGCTTCATACGCGACGGCGCGCCGGTCGTCCTGCCGACGCTGTTCGCCCGCGTCGACGATCACCTGTACATCCACGGCTCGACGGGCTCACGCCCCTTGCGCATGGCGGGCGAGTCGGACCCCGGCCTCGACGTGTGCCTGACGGTCACCCACGTCGACGGCCTGGTCCTTGCCCGCTCGGCGTTCCACCACTCGATCAACTACCGCTCAGTCGTGGTCCACGGCGCTGCCCACCCGGTCACGGACCCGACGGAGAAGCGCACCGCCCTCGACGCCCTGGTCGACAATGTCGTCCCGGGCCGCTCAATCGACTCCCGCCCGGCGAACCCGAAGGAACTGGCGGCGACGGCGGTCCTGCGCCTGACCTTGACGGAGGTCTCGGCCAAGCTCCGCACAGGCGGCCCGAACGACGACCCGGAGGACGCGGAACTCCCGTACTGGACGGGAGTGGTCCCGCTGACCACCCAGCAGGGCACCCCGATCCCGGCGGCGGATCTGGACGAGTCGATCGGGGTACCGAGCTATCTGGGACGGACGGGCTCACTTTGA
- a CDS encoding PadR family transcriptional regulator, with amino-acid sequence MRSHGQGHEHGQGHGHCGPGHQGRGDFEGRRGAFGPFGPPFGGPFGRGRGGGRGRARRGDVRASILALLKDRPMHGYEMIQEIGERSGGAWRPSPGSVYPTLQLLEDEGLITNESEGGKKLFTLTDSGRAEAESGPEAPWEEAGRGVDWETVNEIRQAGFGLMEAFGQVWKTGSTEQRQKAVAVINEARKKLYLILADEH; translated from the coding sequence ATGCGTTCACATGGACAAGGACACGAACACGGTCAGGGTCATGGGCACTGCGGGCCCGGCCATCAAGGTCGGGGCGACTTCGAGGGACGCCGTGGGGCGTTCGGTCCGTTCGGGCCGCCGTTCGGCGGGCCTTTCGGACGCGGTCGTGGCGGCGGTCGGGGAAGGGCGCGGCGCGGTGATGTGCGCGCCTCGATCCTCGCGCTGCTGAAGGACCGGCCTATGCACGGTTACGAGATGATCCAGGAGATCGGCGAGCGCAGCGGCGGGGCCTGGCGGCCCAGCCCTGGCTCGGTCTACCCGACACTCCAGCTGCTCGAGGACGAAGGTCTCATCACCAATGAGAGCGAGGGCGGCAAGAAGCTGTTCACGCTCACCGACTCGGGGCGCGCCGAGGCCGAATCGGGGCCGGAGGCTCCGTGGGAAGAGGCCGGGCGCGGAGTCGACTGGGAGACGGTCAACGAGATCCGGCAGGCCGGGTTCGGCCTGATGGAGGCGTTCGGCCAGGTCTGGAAGACCGGCAGCACCGAGCAGCGGCAGAAGGCCGTCGCCGTGATCAACGAAGCCCGTAAGAAGCTCTATCTGATCCTTGCCGACGAACACTGA
- a CDS encoding PhzF family phenazine biosynthesis protein, producing the protein MRIRIVDAFTDRPFTGNPAGVLLLDSDRFPDDSWLQQVATEVNLSETAFAHPLPAGGEADWALRWFTPATEVDMCGHATLATAHVLHTTGTASGTVRFAARCGTLSATAHEDGTITLDFPTSPLTPVEIPDGLAEALGAKVISAHDTGPHIGDLVVELADEQAVRALTPDCRALTAHSERGIIATAAAEDPAGSYDFVSRGFFPRVGIDEDPVTGSAHTALAPFWSARLGRTELTGLQASARSGLVRTSLRGERTLLTGHAVTVIDGELLTTPSS; encoded by the coding sequence ATGCGGATTCGAATCGTCGACGCCTTCACCGACCGCCCCTTCACCGGCAACCCCGCCGGAGTCCTGCTCCTGGACTCCGACCGGTTCCCCGACGACTCCTGGCTCCAGCAGGTGGCGACCGAGGTGAACCTCTCGGAGACCGCCTTCGCCCACCCCCTGCCCGCCGGCGGCGAGGCCGACTGGGCGCTGCGCTGGTTCACCCCGGCCACCGAGGTCGACATGTGCGGGCATGCCACGCTGGCCACCGCCCATGTGCTGCACACCACCGGCACCGCGAGCGGCACGGTGCGCTTCGCCGCACGCTGCGGCACCCTCTCCGCCACAGCCCACGAGGACGGCACGATCACCCTCGACTTCCCGACGTCCCCGCTCACCCCCGTCGAGATCCCGGACGGCCTCGCCGAGGCGCTCGGCGCCAAGGTCATCTCGGCGCACGACACGGGCCCGCACATCGGCGATCTGGTCGTCGAGCTGGCCGACGAACAGGCCGTACGGGCGCTGACCCCGGACTGCCGCGCCCTGACGGCGCACTCCGAGCGCGGCATCATCGCCACCGCCGCCGCCGAAGACCCGGCCGGCTCCTACGACTTCGTCTCGCGCGGCTTCTTCCCCCGGGTCGGTATCGACGAGGACCCGGTGACCGGCAGCGCGCACACGGCGCTCGCGCCGTTCTGGTCGGCCCGTCTCGGCCGTACGGAACTGACCGGACTGCAAGCCTCCGCCCGCTCCGGCCTGGTCCGCACCTCGCTGCGCGGCGAGCGCACCCTGCTCACCGGCCACGCCGTCACCGTCATCGACGGCGAGCTGCTGACCACGCCGAGCAGCTGA
- a CDS encoding aminotransferase class I/II-fold pyridoxal phosphate-dependent enzyme: protein MLGEYRIVGRRASEIAASVERAVGAGDLEPGQLLPPMRELATELGVNPNTVASAYRTLRDRGVIETAGRKGSRVRPRPASTARGSIRVDAPPGVRDLGEGNPDPALLPPLGEALAAAARRNAEEPGLYGQAPVDAEFARLARAAMDADGVPAGPVAVTSGSLDAIERVLAAHLKPGDTVAVEDPGWGSLLDLVPALGLKPVPVALDDDGPLASEVEKALAGGARALIVTDRAQNPTGAAVSQARARELRAVLARFPQTLLIEDDHGHAIVDLPLHPLAGVTDSWALVRSTAKAYGPDLRVAVLTGDAVTVDRVMGRQRLGPGWVSRLLQRAVVHLWTSGAVDPFVVAHAYGERRDALLRALAERGIEAHGRSGMNVWVPVPDETGAVARLLHAGWAVAPGARFRMSAPPGVRLTVSGLAMDDIEPVADAVAAAAGPAPARSYG from the coding sequence GTGCTAGGAGAGTATCGGATTGTCGGACGCCGCGCATCGGAGATTGCCGCCAGCGTCGAGCGCGCGGTCGGCGCGGGTGACCTGGAACCGGGTCAACTGCTGCCGCCCATGCGGGAGCTGGCGACCGAGCTGGGCGTCAACCCGAACACCGTCGCGTCCGCGTACCGGACCCTGCGCGACCGCGGAGTCATCGAGACCGCCGGGCGCAAGGGCAGTCGGGTGCGCCCGCGGCCGGCCAGTACGGCCCGCGGGTCGATCCGTGTCGACGCGCCCCCCGGTGTACGGGACCTGGGCGAGGGGAACCCGGACCCCGCGCTGCTGCCGCCGCTGGGCGAGGCGCTCGCCGCCGCGGCCCGACGCAACGCGGAGGAGCCGGGTCTGTACGGACAGGCTCCCGTCGACGCGGAGTTCGCACGGCTCGCCCGCGCCGCGATGGACGCCGACGGCGTGCCCGCAGGGCCGGTCGCCGTCACCTCCGGATCGCTGGACGCGATCGAGCGCGTGCTCGCCGCGCACCTCAAGCCGGGTGACACGGTCGCCGTCGAGGACCCCGGCTGGGGCAGCCTGCTGGATCTGGTGCCGGCGCTGGGGCTGAAGCCCGTGCCCGTGGCGCTCGACGACGACGGGCCGCTGGCGAGCGAGGTGGAAAAGGCGCTCGCCGGCGGGGCGCGCGCGCTCATCGTCACCGACCGGGCGCAGAACCCCACCGGCGCCGCGGTGAGCCAGGCACGCGCGCGTGAACTGCGTGCCGTGCTCGCCAGGTTCCCTCAGACCCTCCTCATCGAGGACGACCACGGACACGCCATCGTCGATCTGCCGCTGCACCCCCTCGCCGGGGTCACGGACAGCTGGGCGCTCGTACGCTCCACCGCCAAGGCGTACGGCCCCGATCTGCGCGTCGCCGTACTGACCGGCGACGCCGTCACCGTCGACCGCGTCATGGGAAGGCAGCGGCTCGGTCCCGGCTGGGTCAGCAGGCTGCTGCAGCGCGCGGTGGTCCACCTCTGGACCTCGGGCGCGGTGGACCCGTTCGTCGTCGCGCACGCGTACGGGGAACGGCGCGATGCGCTCCTACGGGCACTGGCGGAGCGTGGCATCGAGGCCCATGGGCGCAGCGGGATGAACGTCTGGGTGCCCGTCCCCGACGAGACCGGGGCCGTGGCGCGGCTGCTGCACGCCGGCTGGGCGGTCGCGCCGGGGGCGCGTTTCCGGATGTCCGCGCCACCCGGCGTGCGGCTCACTGTCTCGGGCCTCGCGATGGACGACATCGAGCCGGTCGCAGACGCGGTCGCGGCTGCTGCCGGGCCTGCGCCCGCGCGCAGCTACGGCTGA
- a CDS encoding glutamate-cysteine ligase family protein translates to MGEKVVAGGIDLSDRQRYRRKLQQCLAGLGRLLAEKRFDRPRNLMGLEIELNLAGADGLPRMMNAEVLERIASRDFQTELGMFNLEVNILPHRLSGRVLDQLAEELRTGLGYAHRKAAEVGSGIVMIGILPTLAQHDLVSANLSDVDRYMLLNDQIVAARGEDFMLDIEGVERLTCTSASIAPEAACTSVQLHLQVTPARFADVWNAAQAVAAVQVAVGANSPFLFGRELWRESRPPLFQQATDTRPPELQAQGVRPRTWFGERWVTSAYDLFEENLRYFPALLPICDDEDPLRVLDDGGVPRLQELVLHNGTVYRWNRPVYGVVDGVPHLRVENRVLPAGPTVTDVIANTAFYYGLVRALAEEARPVWSRLPFAAAADNFDTACRHGIDAELQWPRPGRVGGITRVPAVKLVRDELLPLAAAGLDAWNVEPADRDFYLGVIEERCKRRVNGASWQADTYHRALEAGLERDAALAATTRRYCELMHQGEPVHTWPVGFPGAHS, encoded by the coding sequence ATGGGGGAGAAGGTCGTGGCAGGCGGGATCGACCTGTCCGATCGGCAAAGGTACCGGCGAAAGTTGCAGCAGTGCCTCGCGGGACTGGGGAGGCTGCTGGCGGAGAAGAGGTTCGACCGGCCCAGGAATCTCATGGGCCTCGAGATCGAGCTGAATCTCGCGGGTGCCGACGGGCTGCCACGGATGATGAATGCGGAAGTTCTCGAGCGCATCGCAAGCCGTGATTTCCAGACCGAGCTCGGAATGTTCAACCTGGAAGTAAATATCCTTCCGCACCGGTTGAGCGGGAGAGTTCTGGACCAGCTGGCCGAGGAGTTGCGCACCGGTCTCGGATATGCGCACCGGAAAGCGGCCGAGGTCGGCTCGGGGATCGTGATGATCGGAATTCTGCCGACACTCGCCCAGCATGATCTGGTTTCCGCGAACCTCTCCGACGTCGACAGATACATGCTGCTCAACGACCAGATCGTCGCGGCGCGCGGCGAGGACTTCATGCTCGACATCGAGGGCGTGGAGCGGCTGACCTGCACCTCGGCGTCGATAGCTCCCGAGGCCGCCTGCACCTCGGTGCAGCTGCACCTCCAGGTGACGCCGGCGCGCTTCGCCGATGTGTGGAACGCCGCGCAGGCGGTGGCCGCCGTGCAGGTGGCCGTGGGCGCCAACTCGCCCTTCCTGTTCGGCAGGGAGCTGTGGCGCGAGTCGCGGCCGCCGCTGTTCCAGCAGGCCACCGACACCAGACCGCCCGAGCTCCAGGCCCAGGGGGTCAGGCCGCGTACCTGGTTCGGCGAGCGGTGGGTGACCTCGGCGTACGACCTCTTCGAGGAGAATCTGCGCTACTTCCCCGCCCTGCTGCCGATCTGCGACGACGAGGACCCGCTGAGGGTGCTCGACGACGGCGGCGTCCCGCGGCTGCAGGAACTCGTCCTGCACAACGGCACGGTCTACCGCTGGAACCGCCCGGTGTACGGAGTCGTCGACGGCGTGCCCCACCTGCGGGTGGAGAACCGCGTACTGCCCGCCGGGCCCACCGTCACCGACGTGATCGCCAACACCGCCTTCTACTACGGGCTGGTGCGCGCGCTCGCCGAAGAGGCCAGGCCCGTGTGGAGCAGGCTGCCCTTCGCCGCCGCGGCCGACAACTTCGACACCGCGTGCCGACACGGCATCGACGCAGAGCTCCAGTGGCCGCGCCCCGGCCGGGTGGGCGGCATCACGCGGGTGCCGGCCGTCAAACTCGTACGCGACGAACTGCTGCCGCTGGCCGCAGCGGGACTCGACGCGTGGAACGTCGAGCCCGCCGACCGGGACTTCTATCTCGGCGTGATCGAGGAACGGTGCAAGAGGCGGGTGAACGGGGCGTCGTGGCAGGCCGACACGTACCACCGCGCGCTGGAGGCCGGTCTCGAACGGGACGCAGCCCTCGCCGCCACCACCCGCCGTTACTGCGAGCTGATGCACCAGGGCGAGCCGGTACACACCTGGCCGGTCGGTTTCCCCGGCGCGCACTCCTGA